TATCTTTATAAGTCAGAATACCCACCACAGCATGAAAAATTGCAAATCAAAAAATTAAGAATTTCTCACTCTGTGAGCATTCGACTTTTGTGAAAACACTCTTGTCCTTGCTCAGTTGCTTTACATACCGTAGTTAGTGCAATATTCTACAGGTTTTATAATCTGCTAATAAACAAATTCAAATCAACTGTTCTTTTACTTTCATGCCATCTTTCTTGACTAGATTTGACAAATTTAATTATTTAATCATGCATAAAATTAATCGTCTTGATATTGCAAGTCTCTAAAAATGGAGGGATTAAAACTTCAGCGAACCTTATTGCCCTCAAACTTGACTTAAGACTTTATGGCTTCCGGCAAAATTAGCATAGCATCACCAAAGGAATAGAAACGATACTTGGAAGCGATCGCTTCGTTGTATATATTCAATAGCCGTTCTCTGCCAATTAGCGCACTTACCAACATCAGCAAACTGGAACGCGGTAGGTGAAAATTGGTAATCAAACCATCCACCACCCGCCATTGGTAGCCGGGATAAATAAACAAGTCTGTTTTACCGCAAAATGCTTGTAAATTCCCAGATTTAGCCGCCCCTTCCAAAGCCCTTACTGCCGTTGTTCCCACAGCAATAATTCGACCGCCAGCAGCTTTGGTGGCGCGAATTTGCTCTACCGTGGCGGCGGGAACTTCAATCCATTCTTCATGCATCTGGTGGGTAGTTACGTCTTCCACTTCCACAGGGCGAAAAGTGCCTACACCAACGTGTAGCGTCACAAAAGCTTGATTGATATTGCGATCGCGCAGCTTTTGTAATAATTGTGGGGTAAAGTGTAATCCTGCCGTCGGTGCTGCGATCGCTCCTGGCTGTTCGGCATAAACTGTCTGATACTGCTCATCAGCAGCTGAGGAGGCAGTAATGTACGGTGGTAGCGGTACTTCACCAAATACCTCTAACAGTTGCACCAAAGGCTTTCCCTCTGGCACATCAAATTGCAGCAAACGTCCCCCGGTTGCTGCGTCTGTTTCTAAAACCGTAGCCGTGAGTTGTTGGCTGGTTACTGGGGAAAAATCAAGGGAGCAGGGTGAAGAGTTTTCCCCTCTGCCCCCCGCACTCCTCCCCTCTGCCTCTTTTGAATCCCCAATCCTCTGCTTTGCTTCAAAAATAATCTTCGTTCCCTGTTTGAAGCTTTTTCCTGGCTTAACTAAAGCTAACCAACAGTTATACTGCCGTTCTTCCAACAGCAACACCTGGATTTTAGCACCAGTGGTTTTATGACCATAAAGCCGAGCTGGAATAACCCTTGTATTGTTCATGACCAACAAATCACCAGAGCGTAGCAGTGCAGGCAAATCATGGAAAATATGGTGAGATGCTTCTGTTTCAGCGCCTGTAGTGGGAGAATTAACTACCAGTAACCGGGAACTATCTCTAGGAACTGCTGGGTTTTGGGCAATGAGTTCTGGAGGTAGTGTGTAGTCATAGCCTGCTACCGAGCAATCTAATTCAAAATTTTTTTCTTTGGGGCTAGATGTATCTTTCAACTTGGCTTGTACTAGTTTTTGCTTTATTTAGTATTTATACTCTCTGACAAAAAGCTGTTTTTAGCTTTCTCTTCTAAAGGAACTTTAAGGCATCTTTGCCCAATTTTGTCGCGAGGCTATAAGATTGTTACTATTAAGTAACACGGAAAAATTAACATAAAAACTGGGTAAACCTCCCCATCTAAAAACGGGGGCTTTTACCCTACCGGGAACAGGCACTGATTGACGAATATAGATATGTAGGATTGGCTTTGATCCCAAGCACCAACAAACATGGAATACTTGTACTATCTGGCAAATGCCAGTCTAACCCTGAGGGTCGTTCAACACCTGCACGCTAGACCCCAGACACCAGTTTCGTTCGTCACCGTGATTCATCAAATTGATGGCTGGGTGGTTAGGATCAAACTCAAAGGTCAAGTCTCGCCCCAAGAAGATGGCGACTTTCGGGCTTTTCTAAATGAATTAGGAATTAGCTATGAGCCACCAATGAGGGTGCAAATGGCACTTTGGAGTTTAGAAGCGGGACAATGCCCTGTGGACGTGATGCGTCGCTACCAGGTAGCGATCGTTTCTCATGGTAGTCCAGAGAGAGACGAAATCGAAGCTTTCCGGCAACAGTTTGTTCGGGGCTTAGGCTACTGCCCAGAAACTTTGGCGTAATAACATTTGGTTGTAACGCCAGCACATAATTATTGGTAATTAAGATATTTTATCCATTACCAATTAACCATTATCAATTGAAGAGTCGAAAGCTGCCAGAATGTATTCTTGCAGCTTAAACTTATATTCGGCTGTTGATGAAGTAGCAAGAGCTTCCTGAGTTGCTATAACCGCAGTCTGATTTTTTGATATCCTTTGACAGTAGACAATAGCAACATCAAATCGGCAAGAATAATCCGCCTTTTCAGGGTACTGGGCCAAGAATATTCCAGCTGTCCGTGAGATTTTTGCTTGCTTTTGTGGGGTGATGGCGCTTCTTCCCCCTGCATCCCAACTCCCTGAACTGCGGGTTTTGACTTCAACAAATGCCAATAATGAGTGCTGAGTGCTGTTAGCGGTAGCGGGGCGTTTAGCCCGTAAGGAGTGTTGAGTAAGGAGTTTTTCCCCAGTTTGTCCATCATGTTGAGCAATAATATCAATTTCCCCCCAGCGACTAGCAAAGCGACGATGGAGAATTATCCAACCAGTAGATTGCAACCATTGGGCAACTAGGTCTTCTCCTAAATGACCAATATCTGGATAATGAGATGGAGGAAGGTTAGCCATTGACGAAAAATATCATAAATTCTATGAATTCTAGGTTAAGCGATTGCACAGCAGGTTCTAAACTCGACTCATCCCGAACACAATTCGGGTTGAAGCGTCAGACTGACTATCACTTTTGGACAAATATACTCAGCTTATTCTTGTGGGGAATGATTAGCATCACCGCAACGCTCGGTTTTGCTCCAACAGCTTTGGCACTCGAATATAATAAGGAGATTTTGGTCGAGGCTGATTTTTCAGGGCGTGATTTAACAGACTCTAGCTTTACCAAAGCTAATCTTCG
The Nostoc punctiforme PCC 73102 genome window above contains:
- the queA gene encoding tRNA preQ1(34) S-adenosylmethionine ribosyltransferase-isomerase QueA — protein: MKDTSSPKEKNFELDCSVAGYDYTLPPELIAQNPAVPRDSSRLLVVNSPTTGAETEASHHIFHDLPALLRSGDLLVMNNTRVIPARLYGHKTTGAKIQVLLLEERQYNCWLALVKPGKSFKQGTKIIFEAKQRIGDSKEAEGRSAGGRGENSSPCSLDFSPVTSQQLTATVLETDAATGGRLLQFDVPEGKPLVQLLEVFGEVPLPPYITASSAADEQYQTVYAEQPGAIAAPTAGLHFTPQLLQKLRDRNINQAFVTLHVGVGTFRPVEVEDVTTHQMHEEWIEVPAATVEQIRATKAAGGRIIAVGTTAVRALEGAAKSGNLQAFCGKTDLFIYPGYQWRVVDGLITNFHLPRSSLLMLVSALIGRERLLNIYNEAIASKYRFYSFGDAMLILPEAIKS
- a CDS encoding YraN family protein, producing the protein MANLPPSHYPDIGHLGEDLVAQWLQSTGWIILHRRFASRWGEIDIIAQHDGQTGEKLLTQHSLRAKRPATANSTQHSLLAFVEVKTRSSGSWDAGGRSAITPQKQAKISRTAGIFLAQYPEKADYSCRFDVAIVYCQRISKNQTAVIATQEALATSSTAEYKFKLQEYILAAFDSSIDNG